From the Theileria equi strain WA chromosome 4 map unlocalized gcontig_1105316255041, whole genome shotgun sequence genome, one window contains:
- a CDS encoding signal peptide containing protein (encoded by transcript BEWA_048640A), with amino-acid sequence MRILLLLFTASLFHICRCGNETDEYPVPPPPPPPPFHRCTCGDRFAPKKTSKKDKSKEEADKDEGAAADASEIKLRKDSKKGRRLKDTQRSFKVKRNESDKEKEKRRATISVPEDPVLATKNDERGDYSPTDSLVESTGNGSKEDILEAVQTETHTPTEEGAACAPEDASTTEPMGETEAKKEEPVVRAKEYLRKSPEDKPEEVPLRPSGLTIDIATPDTRECQCFKYHHDEIPIVLIVPKTNMVKNIAEGKFLIWTTSPGEKVEYSKMFLKNGEPEMLLIAKSCDNVVRHTRFIKHEGVWEECKSFKGRTHRLKVPVETSTEFPLRIEDEESTKECTVFQTLLFGVNTRFYSPNPGYVATEVFYGKSSIWIGGENERCISCDLYSEMERPSFILLTIKDVRGLRSKYYRVIDGEWKNITAQDFEQKRRETIALDARRKYALAGTLKPASKEPGEILTETASPKKSKKKGKGCLMRKLSGLLSSGKSRKPLVRKAESSGTSSSDTRSSTSDQNSQDLSKSEDRGSI; translated from the coding sequence ATGAGAATTCTTCTTTTACTCTTCACCGCATCACTGTTCCACATTTGCAGGTGTGGAAATGAGACAGACGAATACCCTGTCCCGCCACCACCTCCCCCTCCACCCTTTCATAGATGCACTTGTGGTGACAGATTCGCCCCTAAAAAGACCTCGAAGAAGGATAAATCCAAAGAGGAAGCTGACAAGGATGAAGGAGCAGCCGCGGATGCATCTGAGATAAAGCTGCGCAAGGATAGTAAGAAGGGACGTAGACTTAAGGATACGCAAAGGTCCTTTAAAGTCAAAAGGAATGAAAGTGACaaggagaaggaaaagCGTAGAGCCACAATATCCGTTCCAGAAGACCCTGTGCTGGCTACAAAGAATGACGAACGAGGCGACTATTCCCCTACCGATTCCCTCGTTGAGAGCACGGGAAATGGTTCAAAGGAGGATATTCTTGAAGCAGTGCAAACAGAGACGCATACTCCGACTGAAGAAGGAGCTGCATGTGCTCCTGAAGATGCCTCTACCACAGAACCTATGGGTGAAACTGAAGCAAAAAAGGAGGAGCCAGTCGTTAGAGCAAAGGAatacttgaggaagagcCCCGAGGATAAACCTGAAGAGGTGCCTTTACGGCCCTCTGGACTGACCATTGACATTGCCACTCCAGACACTAGAGAGTGTCAATGCTTCAAGTACCATCATGATGAGATTCCCATTGTTTTGATAGTCCCAAAGACGAACATGGTGAAGAATATCGCGGAGGGTAAGTTCCTGATATGGACAACTAGCCCCGGAGAAAAGGTGGAATACTCCAAGATGTTTTTGAAAAACGGAGAACCTGAAATGCTCCTAATCGCCAAGAGTTGTGACAATGTCGTAAGACATACACGTTTTATCAAACATGAAGGAGTATGGGAGGAATGCAAATCCTTCAAAGGCAGGACTCACAGGCTCAAGGTTCCCGTAGAAACGAGTACCGAGTTTCCCCTTAGAATAGAGGATGAGGAGAGCACCAAGGAATGCACCGTCTTCCAAACTTTGCTATTCGGCGTGAATACCCGCTTCTATTCTCCCAACCCCGGATACGTTGCCACTGAAGTATTCTACGGCAAATCCTCCATTTGGATTGGCGGAGAGAATGAACGGTGTATTTCATGTGACCTCTATTCAGAAATGGAGAGACCGTCGTTCATCCTGCTGACCATCAAGGACGTGAGGGGTTTGAGGTCCAAATACTACCGAGTTattgatggagaatggaagaacaTTACAGCTCAGGATTTTGAGCAGAAACGTAGAGAGACGATTGCTCTTGATGCAAGGAGGAAATACGCTCTTGCAGGAACATTGAAACCTGCTAGTAAAGAGCCTGGAGAAATACTCACAGAAACGGCGTCTCCCAAAAAGTCGAAAAAGAAAGGCAAAGGGTGTCTCATGAGGAAACTTTCCGGACTGCTATCCTCAGGAAAATCAAGGAAGCCGTTGGTTAGAAAGGCAGAAAGCTCAGGCACATCAAGTTCGGATACAAGAAGTAGCACAAGCGATCAAAATTCTCAGGATCTCTCAAAATCTGAAGACAGGGGGTCCATATAG
- a CDS encoding hypothetical protein (encoded by transcript BEWA_048650A), translated as MDLESEGSCMSLTAKPTLAEEEIDLTFSGLCDELERETGEQYSRNQVISYIVVMVNGILVLINLPVTYIYKDDFNIPPGTFDE; from the coding sequence ATGGATCTCGAGTCTGAAGGCAGTTGTATGTCTCTGACAGCCAAGCCAACTTTGGCTGAAGAAGAGATCGATTTGACCTTTTCTGGACTATGTGACGAATTGGAGAGAGAAACAGGCGAACAGTACTCCAGGAATCAAGTCATTTCGTACATTGTCGTCATGGTCAATGGGATCCTCGTCCTGATCAACCTCCCAGTCACCTACATTTACAAGGACGATTTCAACATTCCACCAGGTACGTTTGATGAGTGA